The nucleotide window GCTGCCGCAAACCACGGTCGGACGCGGGATCGCGCCCGCGCCTGCAAGCCCCAAACCCAAGGACGGCGCAAGCCTCCTGGCGGCACTCTCAAGCCCGGGAGGCCGAAGAGCCGCTTCGCCGCACCGCAGGAACCAGACGCCCCAATGATGAGCCTGTCTCGTGAACCAAGGGTGTCCGCACCGGGAGGGGGTCGTGTTCGTCCACAAGGACGAACGTGTACCCTTCCATTCCGAAATATTCTGGATGCCCCGACACCCCGCACCCGGGATCCGGGGCACTCACTCATGGATGCACATCGCTTTCCTCAATTGATGCAAGAACCAGTTTTGGACATTGGAAGATTGCTACAGCATCGTTGTGGAATGAGAACGACGTTGACGTTGGATGATGATGTTGCCGAACTGGCCGCCCGCCAGGCCAAGCTGCGGGGCGTTTCGCTCGGCAAGACCGTGTCGGATCTGCTGCGCAGGGGGCTGAACGCCCCCACTCCCGCCCGGGACAAGGGCGGCCTCGTGGTGTTCGAGCTTCCCGCAGATTCGCCCAAGGTGACCACGGACGACGTGCGCCGGATCGAGGCCGAGGGCATATGAAGGGCTATCTGCTCGATACGAATCTGCTGATCGCGCTGCTCTGGCCCAGCCATGAGCAGCATGACGCCGCCCTGAATTGGTTCACCCGCCATCGCGGGAAGGGCTGGGCGACGTGTCCGGTAACCCAGGCCGGTTTCGTCCGCATCGTGTCGAATCCCGCGTTCTCGCGCGACGCAGTCCAACCGCGCGAAGCGACTCAAATCCTTTCCGCCAACGCCGCCGCCAAGGATCACGCATTTTGGCCCGATGAACTGCCGTTCGCCGAGGCGGTCGCCTTTGCCGGAGTACGGCTGTTGGGCCATCAGCAGGTCACCGACGCCTATTTGCTCGGCCTGGCGATCCGCCGGGGCGGCGTGCTGGCCACGTTGGACCGACGCATCGCCGCGCTCACCGGGCCAAGATCGGCCGAACGGAAGGCGCTGGAGATGGTCGCCTGACCCGGGCTGCCCGCGGCAGCGCGTATCGCCGCGGGCTTCCTCGGAGCCGGGAGGAAGTGGAACACTTCGTGGCCCGCACCCACTCACTCCGATTTGCCCTCCGTCATCCCCGGACCGCCGAAACCAAACGGAGCCAGTTTCACCTCAATATCCCAAAGATTTAGCGACGATCCGTCGTTCTCAGAAGATGGCGTGGATCGTCCAGGCGGCCTTGCCTTCAGACAGGGGTTGCACAGCGTCACCTGTCCGGTGGCCGACGAGTTGCCGGCCCAAGGGCGACTGCGGGGTGATCACCGTGACTTCGTGTCCGTCCTCCTCGACCTCTGTGCCGCCGGCGCCGGGACCGAGGAAATACCACTGGGATTGGCGGCGGGAACGAAGTTCCACAAGGGCGCCGATGTCTGCGGGCCGGCCGTCGGGCCAGCTGCTGCCGGAAAGCCTTTGGAACTGCTGCACGGCCAGTTCCAGTTCCGCGGCCTGGCGGGACTGTCCGCGCGCCAGGTAGGACGCCTCGAGGCCCCGGGTGTCGTACTTGTTCTCCGCCTTGCTCTGCTCATGGGTGGCCTCGAAGTGGGCCGCCCGCGCCGCTTTCAGGTACAACTCAAGGTCCGACGTGAGACATTCGACGATTTTTCGGAGCACGGCTGCCTTGTTCATGCGGGCGAGAACTTCGTAATGCCGCCGAAGGTCCTCCAGCAAAATGGAGACCAAGTTGGGGGCGTTCCTGGCGGGCCTTCCCGCATTCCTGAATCCGGAGGTGGGCCGTCAGGCCCGAGATCCCGCGGACTGCTGAATCCGGCTTTGACGCTTCGATGGGGGCCACCATCCGCCACAGCAACCCGCCGGCGCCTGATAATGCTCAAAATGGGACCGATTCATCAAGAAACGCCACGAATTTAGGTGCAACCCCATCGTCCCCCTCGGCGAAGACGGCGGTTGAAGTCCTGCGCATCGAAGCGCGAGCCGATCGGCCCGAACCCCCGGAAATCACGGCAGGTTTGCCGGGTTGAATCCGCGTTGTCCGTTCCCAGCCTGGACGGGGATGAAGTCCACCCCGTACTCGTTCAAGGGCAGCCACAGACCGCGCCGGACATCGCCGTCCGCATGCTTCAACGGGTACCACAGGCATCCCTTGGGGGCTCCGGTCCCCAGAGGACGAAGCATTTCCGGATTGCTGGCATCGAAGAGGGAAATCTGGCGGTCCTGTTGCGCGACGAGGAGCGAGCCCAATACCTCCAACTCGTGGACGGAACGTTCCAACACGGTCGCGTGGAGCAACCCGAATCGCCCGGTGTCCGCCAGCGTCCAGACTTCAAGGACGGCCGGGGTTCTATCGGTCGGCCCGCGGCCCAGAACGACGTGCCCGTCGTGGACCCGCAACGGATGGGGCCATTCCCGAAGCGGCATGGAATGGATGAGGGATGCGGAGACGCCGTCGTAGGCGCTGGCGGCCAGCCACTCGTTCCAGTCGGTCGTCCAGTCGGAACGCCACTGCACGCCCACGGTGTAGAGCACCGCGCCGTCATGCGAGAGGCCGCGCAGGGTGCCTGGGATGTTGACCGGTTTGCGCACGGTGGGGCTGGCGGGATCGGCATAGTCCACCACGTCGAGATAATGGCGGGTCGCCCAAACCCCCGGCCGTCCGGGCACGGGAACTTCCTTGCCGGCGTCGCGATCCAGCGCGGTCGTCGAGGGGCCGGTGGTGGTTTGACCCGGGACGATCACGCCCTCGAGAAATTCCGACGCCTGGTGGCTGAGATAGACCATTCCGTCGGCCTCAAACGCATCGCTGAAGGACCACCAGTTGCCGCCATCCACACGCGTTGTGCTGACAAAGCGCGGCGCGGCGGCCGCCGCGACGTCCGCCGCCAGCAACAGTCCGCTGCCACTGCCGCCCCACGGCCGCCAGAGGGTATCGCCCACGATGCCGCGGCCGGGCATCCCGATATCCCAGAACCCGTAGTGACCGCCGCCGCCGGACCAGACGATCAGGTCGGGTTTCGGCCAGAGCGCCTGGAATTCGCCGTGGAACGTTTCCCCGGTTTCCTGACGGGTCGTGCCCAGCGGACTCACCGTCGGCAGACGGGCAAGATCGAAGGCGCTTAGGATCAAGCGGCCGTTGTGCAGGACGAGGGTGGCCTCTCCCTCCCCGGCCGCGGGTGCGACCCATTGCTGCCACGCGGACCTGCCTTGGAGCAGAAACAATTTGTTGTCGCGGACCGTGCTGCCCAGGATGGGATCGTCCGATTCCAACTTGATCTGATCCATCGTTGCGTCCGGAGCCTCGGCGCGCGCCACCCGGATGGCATTCTTGACGGTGCCACCAAACCAGCCGCCCGTGTCCTGCGAGATTTCGAGCAGGTAATCTCCGCTCAGGAGGACCTTGTTGATGGGCCAGGCCAGTTCGAGTTGTGCCTTCACCACGGGCTGGTCCCGGTGGGTGGCATCCACCACGACCAGTTCATGGGCGTCCACCGAGACGATGCGGTCGCCCAGAACGGTCGCACGCCGGGGTTGCATCCGGTGCTCGATCGTGCCGCGCGCCTGGAGGGTTGTGGCCCCCAGGTCAATGATCTGCACCCGGCTGGCGTATCCGCCGCTTTGGTCGCCCTGGTAGGGGACGAGGATCGTGCCGGCGTCGGGCAGGACGGCGAATGCCTTCTCATCGTAGTTGGCTTCGCTCCAGGAATGGCTTTCGCCCAGGGCCACCTTGTCGAGGAGGGCCGGTCTGGCCGGATCCTTCACATCAAAGAGCGAAACGGCCACCTTCCAGCCATTCGCGTCATCAATGCCGATGCTCACGAGCCGGTCGCCCAACGGATGAATGTAGGTGGACCAGCCGGGGACGTGCAGCTCGCCCAAAACGCGCGGCTCGCGCGGATCGGAAAGATCAACAATCCAAAGCGGATCAATCCGGAAGAAGGTGACCACGTACACCCGGTCGCCATCAAAACGCGTGGCGTGAAGCTGTTCGCCGCGCGCCAGCGTCAGCTGTCCGAGGCGCTCCGGCGCTGCCGGGTTTTCCAGCGAAAAGGTCTCAAGGGACGTAAACACCCCGCGACCACTGGTGTTCCAGTTCTCGGAAATGATCGTCAGCACGTCGCCCCGAACGTTGATCTTGAACTTGTCCGGCACACGGCCGTCGGACCTGATCGAAGCCAGCGCCTTCATCGTGCCGTCGGACGAGGACACATCAACGCAGTGAACGACCGATCGCCACCAATGGCCGGGGTCCTGCGTGGCGACGAACAGAAACCGGTCGGTGGCCGTGACCACGTTCCCCCAGCCGGGGTGCCAGAGGGAGGATCTGGCCTGCGGCTGCGCCGGATTCGACAAGTCATACGAGGAAACAACCGACCCCCACTCGTACACGTCCTGACCATTCGCCCGGCGCAGGCGGTACTGTTGGGAAACGACATACAGCGCGTCCCCCACCATGCGGCTCTCCTGAATGGTGCCCTCCACGGGCACCGAGGCCGCGATGGACGGCATGCCGTCCTCCACGTTGACCACGTGGATCTCGCTCGTGGCCTGCCCCGCAGCGGAATACGCGCAGTCATTGCGGACCAGCAACACCGCCTGCCCCGTCGGCAACACGTACATCTGCTCGCCGACCGCGGGCAAATCAAGCTGGCCCCGGAGGACCGGATCATCCGGCTGGCTCAGATCAATGATCTGCAGGCCCCGGGATTGATTGAAAAAATAGAGGGTGCTTCCCCGGAGCTGCCAGATGTCGGATTCAGCGACACCCCGGGAAGCATCCGTGGAACCCTGGTTGCGATCGGGTGTGGTCGCATCCGTGGTGGGGTAAGGGAACCCGCCGGTCTCGGCCCCACCTCCACCTCCCAAACCGGCGAAAGAATTTGTGCCCTGGTAGAACGAGGCGGGGAGCCGCTCGGTGGGGTCGCCCCGCACGCGCAACAACTCGATCGCCGCCGAGGCGGGCAGGCGGAACGACAGCCGGCCACCCGAGCCATCCAACCGTTGCACGGCCTTGGGCTCCCACGCGCCCGCGCCCAGGCGAGGACGGCCCTCCAGCGTCACCTTGCTCACGCCGCCGGGCACATCCACGATCACAATGACTTCGGTCCTTTCGATCCGGATCGAGGCGATGCTCGGACGATCCAGCCCGGCCGCCGGAGCCGGCACGGCCCACAGGAACAAACTGAGCAATACCCCCAATGGCCCGATCCGGGCGAAGCGATCAGGTGTCCACATATTGACTGATGGCTGTGAATTGGTTTTGACGCTGCACCGGGAGATGGAGCCTTGGTTTCACTGCCCCTCCATATTCGATCATGGAATTGCGCCCTGGAAGCCGCGTCAACCTCAATCCGCTGCGGACTCGAATCCCCGGTGTCGGCAAGAACCATCTGGCCGGGGTCCCGGGCCACCGGGCCATCAACGCCGGTCACTTCGTCCTTCACGTCTCCACCTCCGACCTGGTCCGCACCCTCCCCGCCGACACCACCGCCGGCGGGGCCCGGTGCCCCCTCACCCGCTGGCTCAAACCCGACCTCCTCGTCCCGGACGACTTCGGCATCAAAACCCCCCCGCCCCAGGCTGGCGAATGGCTGCCGGAGATCGCACTGCGCGACACGAAACCCGTCCACCGCCATGACGTCCAACGGCCCCTCTTCAAGAAATGGGGGAGACGGCTCCACGACATCCCCGCCGTCACCGCCATCATTGACCGCTTCCACCCCCGCGCCGAAATCATCCAGACCACCGGCCGCAGCTTCCGCCTCAAGGACGCCGCCCTCCGTCGGTCCCAGAATGCCGGATCGGCTCCCGCACCGAACCCCGGCCCTCTCCGATTACGCTAGATTGTGGTCGGTGAGTTTCTCGGCGCGCTCGCGGACCAGACGGACCACCAGGGATGTCCAGCCGGTCTGGTGACTGGCGCCCAGGCCTTCGCCGGTTTCGGCATGGAAATACTCATGGAACAACACGAGGTTCCTCCAGGTGGGGTTGTCGTCGTAGCGCCGGGCGATGCCACCACCGAAGCAGGGCCGGTAACCCTGCGCATCCTTCTGGAAGATGGAGATCAGTCGTTCACTGATGAGGTCGGCCACTTGATCCAGGGCCAGTTCGTGACCCGAGCCGGCGGGAGCCTCGATCTTGAACGAGTCGCCGTAGAAATGGTGATAACGCTCGAGGGCCTCGACGATGAGGTAGTTTACGGGAAACCACACCGGGCCACGCCAGTTCGAATTGCCACCGAACATCCAACTGTCGCTCTCGCCCGGAACATAACGAACTTCGTGGTCCTCATCCCCGTGCCGGAACCGGAAGGGAGCCTGCCCGTGGATCTTGCTGAGGGAGCGAATGCCGAAGCGGCTGAGAAATTCGTCCTCGTCCACGAGGCGCTCGAGACAGCGGCGGAGCCGTTGTCGGGAGGGGATGGCCAGCAGGCGCAGGGAGCGGTTGTCTTCGGTGCCGATGCCCCGGTCCCCGTAGCTGACGTACTTGGCCAACTCGGGTCGGTTCTCCAGGAACCAGTTCATCCGCTTTTTGAAGCCGGGCAGGGCGTCTATGGTCTCCTGATCGAGGACGGCCACCGCGATCATCGGAAGCAGGCCCACCAGGGATCGGACCTTGAGGGGGATGGGTTGCTGATGGTCAATGATGAGCTGGTCGTAGTAGAAGCCGTCCTCCTCATCCCAGAGTCCGTGACCGCCAAGCGCATTGATCGCGTCCGTGATGTTGACGAAATGCTCGAAGAACTTCGAGGCAATATCCTCGTAGGGGGGGCGATGACGGGCCAGTTCGATGGACATCGAAAGCATGAGCAGGCAATAGGAGGCCATCCAGGCGGTGCCGTCGGCCTGATGCAGGCGCCCGCCGCCGGGGAGCGGACGGGAACGGTCGAACACGCCAATATTGTCGAGCCCAAGGAATCCGCCGCCGAAAACATGGCGCCCTTCCACATCCTTGCGGTTCACCCACCAGGTGAAATTGAGCAGCAGCTTTTGAAAGGCCTTCTCGAGAAAATCGAGATCCCGGCGGCCCTTGGGATCGGCCATCTTATAGACCCGCCAGACGGCCCAGGCATGCACGGGGGGATTGACGTCGGAGAAATTCCACTCGTAGGCGGGGAGCTGCCCGTTGGGGTGCATGTACCATTCGCGCAGGAGGAGCAGCAGCTGGCTCTTGGCAAAGTCCGGATCAATCCGGACGAACGGCACCATGTGAAAGGCCGTGTCCCAGGCGGCGAACCACGGGTATTCCCACTTGTCCGGCATGGAGAGGACATCGCGGGCGAAGAAGTGGCCCCAATCGTGATTGCGTCCGTGCAGGCGGGACTCATGCCGGGAGGGCTCGTCGGAGTGGCCATGAATCCAATCATGGACAATGAATTCGTAGTATTGCTTGGTCCAAAGCAGGCCGGCGTAACCCTGCCGGCAGATCATGGCGTCCTCCGTGTTGATCAGGTCGGGAAGGACCTCCTTGTAGAATTCGTTGCACTCCGCGATCCGCGCCAACAGGGTCTCCTCGAAGCGGGCGAGTCCCCCGATGGCATTGTCCTCCTCCACGGGATGCAGGCGGCACCGCACCACCACGCTGGCTCCGGGCGGGATCTCGAACATCCAATGGGCCGCGCCCTTGGTCCCGCGTCGGCCGGGGTTCACCGCATCGGCTTCGTGATCCACGAGATGACGGTGAAAGGCGTCCTTGGTGTAGGGTGAGGCGTCTTCCGATCCGAAGATGCGTGCCCGGTTGGTCTCATTCTCGGTGAACAGCCAGTCGCCCCCGGAGGAAGCTCCCTCGGCCTCGCTGTGGAACAGCAGCTCACCCAATTCCTCATGATGAAGCCGGATCGCCCCGACAGCCGGATCGAACTCCAGCGTCGGGCGCCGCTGGCTCCCCTTGTGGACGCCGGGCCAGCTCCAGACGTTGCGAAACCAGATGCTCGGCAGCACATGAAGCGGGGCGGTCTCCCGGCCGTGATTGGTGATGGTGATCTTCCAGAGCAGGTCGTTGGGGCTCCGCTTGGCAACCTCCTGGAGGACGTCGAAGTAGGCGTCATCCTGGAAAAGGCCAAGGTCCGCCAATTCCACTTCACCCAGACCCTTGTCGCGCCCGGCATTCGCGTTTCCGAGTTCGGTGTAGGGGTAACGCGCGTGCGGATATTTGTAGAGCCCCTTGGTGTAGGAATGGGTTGGCGTGGCGTCGAGGTAGTAGTAGCACTCCTTCACGTCCTCCCCGTGGCTGCCCTCCCGGCCGCTGAGTCCGAAAAGCCGCTCTTTGAGAATCGCGTCCCGGCCGTTCCACAGGACCGGGGCAAAACAGAGGCGGCATTCGCGGTCGGTCCAGCCCATCAAGCCGTCTTCGCCCCAGCGGTAGGCGCGGCTGCGCGATTGATCATGGGTGAAGGCCTCCCAGCTGTCCTGATGGGCCGAATAGTCCTCGCGCACCGTGCCCCACTGGCGCTCGGAAAGGTAGGTCCCCCAGCGCTTCCAGTTCTTCTCCCGCGCCCTGTCCTCTGCCAAACGTCGCTGCTCAGATCCCGCCATGCCCGGCCATTGAGCCGCGAACGGGCAGGTCGGGCAAGCGCCCCAGGTCCGGTCGCGGCAAAATCAAGGGGGCTGAATCCGGAAGCGATGGACAGGACTGCATTCGGCGCGCCCGGTCGAGTCCGTTGGGCACATCCAAAGGAAACGAATGGGACAGGCGACCCATCGTCTGTCGGCTCAGTGACGAACTGGAATCACATTCTTGCAAATTCCCTCCGGACGCAGGGCGGCGGTCGGCAGCCCGGCTTTGCGGCACTTGGGACACCGGAGGCGATTGGTATTCCACGGTTGCCGGATGCAGTCCCCCATTTGCGGATGGGACGCTCGACCGGCGGCGGAGCATGGGGGGCCGTCCGGGGGCGGCAGACCGGGGGCGGCAGACCGGAGGCGGGAGGCGCTTACGGATGGCGCCGGGAGGGTCGCAGGCCGTTGAGAACCTTCGAGGATTCCACTGGCACCGTTTCCTCCATGGCCGGTAGCCTTCGCGCCGG belongs to Verrucomicrobiia bacterium and includes:
- a CDS encoding ATP-binding protein, producing the protein MELRPGSRVNLNPLRTRIPGVGKNHLAGVPGHRAINAGHFVLHVSTSDLVRTLPADTTAGGARCPLTRWLKPDLLVPDDFGIKTPPPQAGEWLPEIALRDTKPVHRHDVQRPLFKKWGRRLHDIPAVTAIIDRFHPRAEIIQTTGRSFRLKDAALRRSQNAGSAPAPNPGPLRLR
- a CDS encoding beta-propeller domain-containing protein, producing the protein MWTPDRFARIGPLGVLLSLFLWAVPAPAAGLDRPSIASIRIERTEVIVIVDVPGGVSKVTLEGRPRLGAGAWEPKAVQRLDGSGGRLSFRLPASAAIELLRVRGDPTERLPASFYQGTNSFAGLGGGGGAETGGFPYPTTDATTPDRNQGSTDASRGVAESDIWQLRGSTLYFFNQSRGLQIIDLSQPDDPVLRGQLDLPAVGEQMYVLPTGQAVLLVRNDCAYSAAGQATSEIHVVNVEDGMPSIAASVPVEGTIQESRMVGDALYVVSQQYRLRRANGQDVYEWGSVVSSYDLSNPAQPQARSSLWHPGWGNVVTATDRFLFVATQDPGHWWRSVVHCVDVSSSDGTMKALASIRSDGRVPDKFKINVRGDVLTIISENWNTSGRGVFTSLETFSLENPAAPERLGQLTLARGEQLHATRFDGDRVYVVTFFRIDPLWIVDLSDPREPRVLGELHVPGWSTYIHPLGDRLVSIGIDDANGWKVAVSLFDVKDPARPALLDKVALGESHSWSEANYDEKAFAVLPDAGTILVPYQGDQSGGYASRVQIIDLGATTLQARGTIEHRMQPRRATVLGDRIVSVDAHELVVVDATHRDQPVVKAQLELAWPINKVLLSGDYLLEISQDTGGWFGGTVKNAIRVARAEAPDATMDQIKLESDDPILGSTVRDNKLFLLQGRSAWQQWVAPAAGEGEATLVLHNGRLILSAFDLARLPTVSPLGTTRQETGETFHGEFQALWPKPDLIVWSGGGGHYGFWDIGMPGRGIVGDTLWRPWGGSGSGLLLAADVAAAAAPRFVSTTRVDGGNWWSFSDAFEADGMVYLSHQASEFLEGVIVPGQTTTGPSTTALDRDAGKEVPVPGRPGVWATRHYLDVVDYADPASPTVRKPVNIPGTLRGLSHDGAVLYTVGVQWRSDWTTDWNEWLAASAYDGVSASLIHSMPLREWPHPLRVHDGHVVLGRGPTDRTPAVLEVWTLADTGRFGLLHATVLERSVHELEVLGSLLVAQQDRQISLFDASNPEMLRPLGTGAPKGCLWYPLKHADGDVRRGLWLPLNEYGVDFIPVQAGNGQRGFNPANLP
- a CDS encoding transcription elongation factor GreAB; the protein is MNKAAVLRKIVECLTSDLELYLKAARAAHFEATHEQSKAENKYDTRGLEASYLARGQSRQAAELELAVQQFQRLSGSSWPDGRPADIGALVELRSRRQSQWYFLGPGAGGTEVEEDGHEVTVITPQSPLGRQLVGHRTGDAVQPLSEGKAAWTIHAIF
- a CDS encoding PIN domain-containing protein; this encodes MKGYLLDTNLLIALLWPSHEQHDAALNWFTRHRGKGWATCPVTQAGFVRIVSNPAFSRDAVQPREATQILSANAAAKDHAFWPDELPFAEAVAFAGVRLLGHQQVTDAYLLGLAIRRGGVLATLDRRIAALTGPRSAERKALEMVA
- a CDS encoding glucosidase; this translates as MAGSEQRRLAEDRAREKNWKRWGTYLSERQWGTVREDYSAHQDSWEAFTHDQSRSRAYRWGEDGLMGWTDRECRLCFAPVLWNGRDAILKERLFGLSGREGSHGEDVKECYYYLDATPTHSYTKGLYKYPHARYPYTELGNANAGRDKGLGEVELADLGLFQDDAYFDVLQEVAKRSPNDLLWKITITNHGRETAPLHVLPSIWFRNVWSWPGVHKGSQRRPTLEFDPAVGAIRLHHEELGELLFHSEAEGASSGGDWLFTENETNRARIFGSEDASPYTKDAFHRHLVDHEADAVNPGRRGTKGAAHWMFEIPPGASVVVRCRLHPVEEDNAIGGLARFEETLLARIAECNEFYKEVLPDLINTEDAMICRQGYAGLLWTKQYYEFIVHDWIHGHSDEPSRHESRLHGRNHDWGHFFARDVLSMPDKWEYPWFAAWDTAFHMVPFVRIDPDFAKSQLLLLLREWYMHPNGQLPAYEWNFSDVNPPVHAWAVWRVYKMADPKGRRDLDFLEKAFQKLLLNFTWWVNRKDVEGRHVFGGGFLGLDNIGVFDRSRPLPGGGRLHQADGTAWMASYCLLMLSMSIELARHRPPYEDIASKFFEHFVNITDAINALGGHGLWDEEDGFYYDQLIIDHQQPIPLKVRSLVGLLPMIAVAVLDQETIDALPGFKKRMNWFLENRPELAKYVSYGDRGIGTEDNRSLRLLAIPSRQRLRRCLERLVDEDEFLSRFGIRSLSKIHGQAPFRFRHGDEDHEVRYVPGESDSWMFGGNSNWRGPVWFPVNYLIVEALERYHHFYGDSFKIEAPAGSGHELALDQVADLISERLISIFQKDAQGYRPCFGGGIARRYDDNPTWRNLVLFHEYFHAETGEGLGASHQTGWTSLVVRLVRERAEKLTDHNLA
- a CDS encoding antitoxin, with the protein product MRTTLTLDDDVAELAARQAKLRGVSLGKTVSDLLRRGLNAPTPARDKGGLVVFELPADSPKVTTDDVRRIEAEGI